One Romboutsia sp. 13368 genomic window carries:
- a CDS encoding magnesium transporter CorA family protein, with amino-acid sequence MYILNLKTKEALESFKADFYDKNNTYLILSSSKELNLLKDILDIDEITFNDCLKFDENIKFDLFDNYDFLSLNTCELTNDKAKIEEVNMYLSDNFILIVCEESNFLHNYVKDIIINNSKIKQSYIDQNLFKITYFILKYIIIHEFENLEKVEDMILNLEDEMMEYTNDEHILKISYIRGITRTLVKNTRPLLYLGDRILKDNFRYIKNNDIKKYNLDNLQSIDFGIDKLYNFALSTRELADKLLDIYSSKITEQTNNLITKLTLLTAISAPITIITGIYGMNFKFMPELNFQYAYPITLGIMFLILLVGIIVFKINKLL; translated from the coding sequence ATGTATATATTAAATTTAAAAACTAAAGAAGCTTTAGAGTCATTTAAAGCGGATTTTTATGATAAAAACAATACGTATCTTATTTTAAGTTCATCTAAAGAACTTAATTTATTGAAAGATATATTAGATATAGATGAAATAACCTTTAATGATTGCCTTAAATTTGATGAGAATATAAAGTTTGACTTATTTGATAATTATGATTTCTTAAGTCTTAATACCTGTGAGCTTACTAATGATAAAGCTAAAATAGAAGAAGTTAATATGTATCTATCTGATAACTTCATATTAATTGTATGTGAGGAAAGTAATTTTTTACATAATTATGTAAAAGATATAATAATTAATAACTCTAAAATTAAACAATCATATATAGATCAAAACCTTTTTAAAATAACTTATTTCATATTGAAGTATATAATAATACATGAATTTGAAAATCTAGAAAAAGTAGAAGATATGATATTGAATCTAGAAGACGAAATGATGGAATATACAAATGATGAACATATTTTAAAGATAAGTTATATAAGAGGAATAACCAGAACTTTAGTAAAAAATACACGTCCGTTATTATACTTAGGAGATAGAATATTAAAGGATAATTTCAGATACATTAAAAATAATGACATAAAAAAATATAACTTAGATAACTTACAAAGTATAGATTTTGGGATAGATAAATTATATAATTTTGCACTATCAACTAGAGAATTAGCAGATAAATTACTTGATATATATTCATCTAAAATAACTGAACAGACTAATAATCTTATAACTAAATTAACTCTTCTAACAGCTATTTCTGCACCTATTACAATAATAACTGGCATTTATGGAATGAATTTTAAATTTATGCCTGAACTTAACTTTCAATATGCATATCCAATTACTTTAGGAATTATGTTTTTAATTTTATTAGTTGGGATTATAGTATTTAAAATAAATAAGTTGTTATAA
- a CDS encoding alanyl-tRNA editing protein, with product MDKLYYIDQYIREFTAEIIEIKEVDNKFHVVLDKTAFFPGGGGQFCDLGEIDXFDVIDVYEKEDKVYHVLEKKPTRIHKVKCEIDWDRREDGMHQHFGQHVLSGCFYNLFKANTVSFHLGQESSTVDIQGILSEEQIREAELYANKAISDDIKLEVLTPAKKDLKKIWIRRELPDTSSEIRIVKIGDLDSNACCGVHPKSTLDLRMIKIKRWEKNRGNTRIEFYAGKRAINYMLKRDLILDNICKSLKSGEDEVIKGIRNINERNQELVSENKKLEEIISNYEIKDMIDKSLNVNGIYIIKRIYNDKSSKYISKVISKITENESAIVLTGIINKNKVNLIYGSSKDLDVDMNILLKDSIKLVDGNGGGSCFLAQGGGKNNGNLDVTLEYAFNKIKSSLSN from the coding sequence ATGGATAAATTATACTATATAGATCAATACATAAGAGAATTCACGGCAGAGATCATAGAAATAAAAGAAGTAGATAATAAATTTCATGTTGTTTTAGATAAAACAGCTTTCTTTCCAGGTGGAGGGGGACAGTTTTGTGATTTAGGGGAAATTGAYTMTTTTGACGTTATAGATGTTTATGAAAAAGAAGATAAGGTATATCATGTTTTAGAAAAAAAGCCTACAAGGATACATAAAGTTAAGTGTGAGATAGACTGGGATAGAAGAGAAGATGGAATGCATCAACACTTTGGACAACACGTATTATCTGGATGTTTTTATAATCTATTTAAGGCAAATACAGTATCTTTTCATTTAGGACAAGAATCTAGTACTGTTGATATACAAGGAATACTAAGTGAAGAACAAATAAGAGAAGCTGAATTATATGCCAATAAAGCTATATCGGATGATATTAAACTTGAGGTACTAACTCCAGCTAAGAAAGACTTAAAGAAAATATGGATAAGAAGAGAATTGCCAGATACGTCAAGTGAAATAAGAATTGTAAAAATTGGAGATTTAGATTCTAATGCATGTTGTGGAGTTCATCCGAAATCAACATTAGATTTAAGAATGATAAAAATAAAAAGATGGGAAAAAAATAGGGGTAATACGAGAATAGAGTTTTATGCAGGTAAAAGAGCAATTAACTATATGTTAAAAAGAGATCTAATCTTAGATAATATATGTAAATCTTTAAAATCTGGTGAAGATGAAGTTATAAAAGGCATAAGGAATATAAATGAGAGAAATCAAGAACTCGTAAGTGAAAATAAAAAATTAGAAGAGATAATATCAAACTATGAAATAAAAGATATGATAGATAAAAGTCTTAACGTAAATGGTATTTATATTATAAAAAGGATATATAATGATAAATCATCTAAATATATATCTAAGGTTATCTCTAAAATTACTGAAAATGAAAGTGCTATTGTACTAACAGGTATAATAAATAAAAATAAGGTAAATTTAATATACGGTTCATCTAAAGACTTAGATGTTGATATGAATATATTATTAAAAGACTCTATAAAGTTAGTAGATGGAAACGGAGGAGGAAGTTGTTTCTTAGCTCAAGGTGGAGGAAAAAATAATGGTAATTTAGACGTAACTCTAGAATATGCATTTAATAAAATTAAAAGTTCATTATCAAATTAA
- a CDS encoding tyrosine-type recombinase/integrase, with the protein MSFAFIRKRSKNYIVYLEYKDKESGKKIQKNMGSFEKKRDASKKLNEVKDSIYSDKLVIPSALNVESFMLDFIEKHKINISITTYNNYMRICKKYIIPLLGSYKLDEIRPIHIQNYIDDLAGILTPQTIKVHVNILNLAFKKAYRLRLIKENIIECVEVPKNRKFKNNIYNKEDMIKLLNTCKNTDMELYIYLASGLGLRISEILGLTWDNIDFANSTVTINKITIRNNGLVSLKSPKTESSERTITCPKEIMLMLKDHKRLQLENKLKGKIKNTMNLLFFDKNEQPIAQDVLSKKFNKFLLKNNLEHIRFHDLRHSHVTLLINSKVPIKVISERVGHSNINTTLNIYAHALKEMDSEASDKISQTLFEII; encoded by the coding sequence ATGAGTTTTGCATTTATTAGAAAAAGAAGTAAAAACTATATAGTTTATTTAGAATATAAAGATAAAGAAAGCGGAAAGAAAATCCAAAAAAACATGGGGTCTTTTGAAAAGAAAAGAGATGCATCAAAGAAATTAAACGAAGTAAAAGATAGTATATATAGTGATAAATTAGTAATACCTAGCGCATTAAATGTAGAATCATTTATGCTAGATTTTATCGAAAAACATAAAATTAATATATCAATTACTACATATAATAATTACATGCGTATATGTAAAAAGTATATAATACCACTATTAGGTTCTTATAAACTTGATGAAATTAGACCTATTCATATACAAAATTACATAGATGATTTAGCAGGAATATTGACACCTCAAACTATAAAGGTCCATGTAAATATATTAAATTTAGCTTTTAAAAAGGCCTATAGATTAAGGCTTATAAAAGAAAATATTATTGAGTGTGTTGAAGTCCCTAAAAACAGAAAGTTTAAAAATAACATCTATAATAAAGAAGATATGATTAAGCTTCTTAATACATGTAAAAATACAGATATGGAATTATATATATATCTAGCTAGTGGTCTCGGGCTTAGAATATCCGAGATTTTAGGCCTTACTTGGGATAATATAGACTTTGCTAATTCTACAGTAACTATTAATAAGATAACAATAAGAAATAATGGATTAGTATCATTAAAAAGTCCTAAAACCGAAAGTTCAGAAAGAACTATTACATGCCCTAAAGAAATAATGCTAATGCTTAAAGATCATAAAAGACTACAATTAGAAAATAAACTTAAAGGTAAAATAAAAAACACCATGAACTTATTATTTTTTGATAAAAATGAACAACCGATAGCTCAAGATGTATTAAGTAAAAAATTCAATAAGTTCCTACTTAAAAATAATTTAGAGCATATAAGATTTCACGACCTTAGACATTCTCATGTTACTCTACTTATAAATTCAAAAGTTCCAATAAAGGTAATTTCAGAAAGAGTTGGTCATTCTAATATCAATACAACATTAAACATCTATGCTCATGCACTTAAAGAAATGGACTCAGAAGCTTCTGATAAAATTTCTCAAACATTATTTGAAATAATATAA
- the trmB gene encoding tRNA (guanosine(46)-N7)-methyltransferase TrmB, whose protein sequence is MRRRKVKGADIKLLSYKDYVVRDNIESLKGKWNELFNNDNPIYAEFGTGRGKFLTTLAKQNPDINYIAFEIKEEVLIKGVEKAEQDNLKNIKFAWADVSKXLEYFDTDELSRIYINFCDPWPKKRWAKRRLTHTNFLNMYKQILNKDGEIHFKTDNEGLFEFSLNEIASNDWMLKNISLDLAKSEFENVTTEYEDKFMSQGLKIFRCEAKLR, encoded by the coding sequence ATGAGAAGAAGAAAAGTAAAAGGTGCAGATATAAAACTATTAAGCTATAAAGATTATGTTGTTAGAGATAATATAGAATCTTTAAAAGGGAAGTGGAATGAGCTATTTAATAATGACAATCCTATATACGCAGAATTCGGAACTGGAAGAGGAAAGTTTTTAACTACATTAGCAAAACAAAATCCAGATATAAACTATATAGCTTTTGAAATAAAAGAAGAAGTTCTTATAAAAGGTGTAGAAAAAGCTGAACAAGATAACTTAAAGAATATTAAATTTGCTTGGGCAGATGTAAGTAAARCTTTAGAGTATTTTGATACAGATGAGTTATCTAGAATTTATATAAACTTCTGTGATCCATGGCCAAAGAAAAGATGGGCTAAGAGAAGATTAACTCATACTAATTTCTTAAACATGTATAAGCAAATACTTAATAAAGATGGAGAAATTCACTTTAAAACTGATAATGAAGGTTTATTTGAATTTAGTTTAAATGAAATAGCTTCTAATGATTGGATGCTTAAAAATATATCTTTAGATTTAGCTAAAAGCGAATTTGAAAATGTTACAACTGAATATGAAGACAAGTTCATGTCTCAAGGTTTAAAAATATTTAGATGTGAAGCTAAGTTAAGATAA
- a CDS encoding DUF499 domain-containing protein, translating to VVGFIGRESDAEFGIWGSIAEQLGKKDQFKNYYSPLQAPGQSAWVNLLKGQPLLILLDEIPPYLVNAKSKAIGNSN from the coding sequence AAGTAGTTGGTTTTATAGGAAGAGAAAGTGATGCAGAATTTGGTATATGGGGATCAATAGCAGAACAGTTAGGCAAAAAGGATCAATTTAAAAATTATTACTCACCACTTCAAGCACCAGGTCAAAGTGCATGGGTAAACTTACTTAAAGGGCAACCATTACTTATATTATTAGATGAAATACCACCATACTTAGTTAATGCAAAATCAAAAGCTATAGGAAATTCAAAC
- a CDS encoding DUF499 domain-containing protein, whose product IFKKRLFEEIPSDEEITEIANAYKSKVSEAKQMGYTNISPEQIFIGIKDSYPFHPSLKDLYARFRENPGFQQTRGLIRLIRVIVSQIYTNGKSESKYIINPYDMDLNDSNMLAQIKSIKPSLTNAISHDIAANGKGIAEIIDNEMNNTNMSDLSKLILVSSLADVPHAILGLSESEMIGYLVEPNKDIRSIKTSLGEFTLKAWYIYTTDNGRIFFQNTKNMIAELNTLIES is encoded by the coding sequence ACATATTTAAAAAGCGTCTATTTGAAGAAATACCATCCGATGAAGAAATAACAGAAATAGCAAATGCCTACAAATCAAAAGTATCTGAAGCTAAACAAATGGGATATACGAATATATCACCAGAGCAAATATTTATAGGAATAAAAGATTCATATCCATTTCATCCATCATTAAAAGACTTATACGCAAGATTTAGAGAAAATCCAGGWTTTCAACAAACTAGAGGAYTAATAAGACTAATAAGAGTAATAGTTTCTCAAATTTATACAAATGGAAAATCTGAAAGTAAATATATTATAAATCCATACGATATGGATTTAAATGATTCTAATATGCTAGCACAAATAAAAAGTATAAAACCATCATTAACAAATGCTATATCACACGATATAGCTGCAAATGGAAAAGGTATAGCWGAGATTATAGACAATGAAATGAATAATACTAATATGAGTGATTTAAGTAAGTTAATACTAGTATCATCACTTGCAGATGTACCACATGCAATTTTAGGATTATCTGAATCTGAAATGATTGGATATTTAGTAGAACCAAACAAAGATATAAGRTCTATAAAGACATCGCTAGGTGAATTTACATTAAAAGCATGGTATATATATACTACAGATAACGGAAGAATCTTCTTTCAAAATACTAAAAATATGATAGCAGAACTTAATACTCTTATAGAGTC
- a CDS encoding chitobiase/beta-hexosaminidase C-terminal domain-containing protein: DKVYYDIDDTPTTNSMEXLDLDNFKTKELKINFLCVDSSGVNETGEVYQWNNKIDLKYNEFNKNNKLYIELKSIPVXTIKYTTDGSNPKEHGYIYDKEFEVPDDCLYVLAIAQKDDIESNQLNIKIDKSKEGIKINKDKPVVLSTNIRINETANIYKEIDMLKKHNVKVSDV, encoded by the coding sequence GATAAGGTATATTATGATATTGATGATACACCTACAACCAACTCTATGGAARTATTAGATTTAGATAATTTTAAAACTAAAGAGTTAAAAATAAACTTTTTATGTGTAGATAGTTCGGGAGTAAATGAAACTGGAGAAGTTTATCAATGGAATAATAAAATTGATTTAAAATACAATGAATTTAATAAAAATAATAAATTATATATAGAATTAAAATCAATACCAGTARCTACTATAAAATATACAACAGATGGCTCAAATCCAAAAGAACATGGCTATATATATGATAAAGAATTTGAAGTACCAGATGATTGTYTATATGTATTAGCAATAGCTCAAAAGGATGATATTGAATCAAATCAGTTAAATATAAAAATAGATAAATCTAAAGAGGGTATTAAAATCAATAAAGATAAGCCTGTCGTACTTTCAACTAATATTAGAATAAATGAAACGGCAAATATATATAAAGAAATTGATATGTTAAAAAAACATAATGTTAAAGTATCAGATGTA
- a CDS encoding DUF3780 domain-containing protein — translation VGDNPVDRLLGKELLLLVWSIEDCKNNVINTAIRNWLGLDIAERWWLYTXTNAATGGAYDRNGWRRAI, via the coding sequence AAGTTGGAGATAACCCTGTAGATAGATTATTAGGAAAAGAATTACTTTTACTTGTATGGTCCATAGAAGATTGCAAAAATAATGTTATAAATACKGCTATAAGAAATTGGTTAGGACTTGATATAGCTGAAAGATGGTGGTTATACACNNTGACTAATGCAGCAACAGGTGGAGCTTATGATAGAAATGGTTGGAGAAGAGCTATAAA
- a CDS encoding SNF2-related protein has product NPAEIVVESSVYRKELGLWDHQKYFVNLAFNEXKKSYGARYILADMVGLGKTVQLALSAQLMALYGDKPILVIAPKTLIWQWQEEINNLLD; this is encoded by the coding sequence AATCCAGCAGAAATAGTTGTTGAATCATCTGTTTATAGAAAAGAATTAGGTCTTTGGGACCATCAAAAATACTTTGTAAACTTGGCATTTAATGAAYATAAAAAGAGTTATGGAGCACGATATATACTTGCTGATATGGTTGGTCTAGGAAAAACGGTACAGTTAGCACTATCAGCACAATTAATGGCTTTATATGGAGATAAACCTATATTGGTTATAGCACCGAAAACTCTTATTTGGCAATGGCAAGAAGAAATCAATAATCTTTTAGATAT
- a CDS encoding helicase-related protein, producing the protein MFSQYYDSAYWIXECLSKDLPNRKIGIYAGGDKSGIIXNGIYERCSKENIKEMVKNREIKVLVGTDAASEGLNLQTLGSLINLDLPWNPTRLEQRKGRIQRIGQMYDEIYIYNMRYKGSVEDKVHFMLSERLESIHSLFGQIPDILQDVWVDVALNDLEKAKERINAVPKXHPLNLRXXYSN; encoded by the coding sequence ATATTTTCTCAGTATTATGACTCTGCATATTGGATARCAGAATGCTTATCAAAGGATTTACCAAATAGAAAAATCGGAATATATGCAGGTGGAGATAAATCAGGAATTATTAYTAATGGCATATATGAAAGRTGTAGTAAGGAAAATATAAAGGAAATGGTTAAGAATAGAGAAATTAAAGTATTAGTTGGAACGGATGCAGCTAGTGAAGGACTTAACTTACAGACTCTAGGATCACTTATAAATCTAGACTTACCATGGAATCCAACTAGATTAGAACAAAGAAAAGGTCGTATTCAAAGAATAGGTCAAATGTATGATGAGATTTATATCTATAATATGAGATATAAAGGTTCTGTTGAGGATAAGGTTCATTTTATGTTATCAGAGAGATTAGAAAGTATCCATAGTTTATTTGGGCAGATTCCAGATATATTACAAGATGTYTGGGTTGATGTAGCTTTAAATGATTTAGAAAAAGCAAAAGAAAGAATTAACGCAGTTCCTAAAAASCATCCATTAAATTTAAGANNNNGATATTCTAATTAA
- a CDS encoding restriction endonuclease → MFNNSELLAYLNDKIVESKKSPYNYTICDSEVETKFAKQFEERDEIKVYVKLPNWFKIETPIGSYNPDWAVVINEFDEERLYFVVETKGKSDINLLREEEKAKIKCARKHFEALGKEVVFIAPENNPDEFIKKTKSTLSNS, encoded by the coding sequence ATGTTCAATAACAGTGAACTACTTGCTTATTTGAATGATAAAATAGTAGAGAGTAAAAAGTCTCCTTATAACTATACTATATGCGATTCAGAGGTTGAAACTAAATTTGCTAAGCAATTTGAAGAAAGAGACGAAATTAAAGTTTATGTTAAACTACCAAATTGGTTTAAGATAGAAACTCCTATTGGAAGCTATAATCCAGATTGGGCTGTTGTTATAAATGAATTTGATGAAGAAAGGCTTTATTTTGTGGTAGAAACTAAAGGTAAAAGTGATATTAACCTTCTTAGAGAAGAAGAAAAAGCTAAAATTAAGTGTGCTAGAAAGCATTTTGAAGCTCTTGGTAAAGAGGTTGTATTTATAGCACCAGAAAATAATCCTGATGAATTTATTAAAAAAACTAAATCTACATTATCTAATTCTTAA